GAGGTGCGAACTGGCAGCAGTATTCGATCTCCTTTATGACGTTATCCGTTATGACGACGGATTCGGAGAAAGATTGTCCGCCATGTACGACGCGGTGTCCCACGGCGCCGATATCCGAAAGGGAAGAGACGACGCCTTGATCGGGATGAGAAATTATGGAAAGAACGAGACTTATGGCTTCTTCGTGGTTGGCTACTTCGCGCACTTCCCGGAAATCACGGTTCCCTTCCGCGCGAAACGAAAGAACTCCCGAAGAAGAACCGATTTTATCAACCAATCCGCGCAACAAAGCCGTTTCCGTTTTCGTCTCGATCAATTGGAATTTGACGGACGAACTGCCGCAATTTAATACAAGAACTTTCATTATGACATTCCTCTCGTGTTGTAGAACTCGTTTCGAATGGATTATACCAAATCCTAATAAAAATGTGACTTACAAATTCCCTCGCCCTTTGGGAGAGGGGTAGGGTGAGGGGACAAATCCTCAACGGTTTGGCAGCTATCCAAACTTGATTTGTTCTAACCGTAAGTTCTTAGCTCGTCCGTCTTTTCGCTGCCTGGGCTTCGACGCAGGTGATGGTGATCGTATTGAAAATATCCCGGGCGCAGCATCCACGGGACAGATCGTTCACGGGAAGAGCCAATCCCTGTAGCAAAGGTCCGTAGGCTTCCGCTTTGGCCAGGCGTTCGGTCAATTTATAGGCGATGTTTCCCGCATTGAGATCGGGGAAGATCAGCGTATTGGCCTTGCCGGCGACGGGGCTGCCCGGCGCTTTTTTCTGGCCGATGGCTTCGATGAGCGCGGCGTCGGCCTGAAATTCGCCGTCGATTTTCAGATCGGGCTTCCTTTGTTTGACGATTTTAGTTGCCTCGATGACTTTATCGACGATGGGATGGCTGGCGCTCCCTTTGGTGGAAAAGGATAACATGGCCACGATCGGTTCCACGCCCACTAGATTCTCCATCGATTCGGCGGTGGAAATGGCGATATCGGCCAGTTGTTCCGGATTGGGATCGGGGAAAACGCCGCAATCGCCGTACATTAAAACACCCTCGGCGCCATAAGTGCAGTTTGGGACGATCATCAAAAAGCAGGAAGAGACGGTTTGGATGCCCGGCGCGCTGCCGATGATGAGAATCGAGGAGCGGATTACGTTACTTGTCGTGTTGACGGCGCCCGCCACCATGCCGTCCATCTCGCCTTCTTTGACCATCATAGCGCCGAAAAAAAGAGGGTCTTTGAGCATTTCGGCGGCTTTGTCTTTGGTCAATCCTTTATGTTTCCGGCGTTCGGCGAAGAGTTCCGCCCAGGCGTCGTTTTGAGCGTGGGCGTCGCGGTCGATGATAGGTATGCCGTCAAGCGAGACGCCTATCTTTTCCGCCGCCGTCTTTATTTCAGCGGGGGCGCCGAGAAGAGAGACCTTGGCGGTTCCTTCATCGGTGGCCTTGCGCGCCGCTTCCAACATCCGGGGGTCGGTCGCCTCCGGCAATACGATGCGAAGGGGATTTTTTTTGGCTTCGTTGAGAATTCGTTCCAGTGGGTGCATAGCGTCCTCTTATATTTTCGTATCGATTTGTTTGTCTTTTTCTTTTCGAATTTGCGTTTCCACTTTGCTTATGGCGCCATCGATGCAAGCGTGGACGCTCTCGCCGGATTCCTTGCCATGCATGGTTCTATGAAGCCCATGCACGGTGACTTCCACGCTCTGTTCGTCGTCCGATCTTTCGAAAACGACATGCGCCTCACAGTCGCCATGCGCGTATTTTTCCAACTTCAA
This DNA window, taken from Candidatus Omnitrophota bacterium, encodes the following:
- the raiA gene encoding ribosome-associated translation inhibitor RaiA, whose product is MPIKLEITSRRHQLSEHLRDYVEEKILKLEKYAHGDCEAHVVFERSDDEQSVEVTVHGLHRTMHGKESGESVHACIDGAISKVETQIRKEKDKQIDTKI
- the pta gene encoding phosphate acetyltransferase translates to MHPLERILNEAKKNPLRIVLPEATDPRMLEAARKATDEGTAKVSLLGAPAEIKTAAEKIGVSLDGIPIIDRDAHAQNDAWAELFAERRKHKGLTKDKAAEMLKDPLFFGAMMVKEGEMDGMVAGAVNTTSNVIRSSILIIGSAPGIQTVSSCFLMIVPNCTYGAEGVLMYGDCGVFPDPNPEQLADIAISTAESMENLVGVEPIVAMLSFSTKGSASHPIVDKVIEATKIVKQRKPDLKIDGEFQADAALIEAIGQKKAPGSPVAGKANTLIFPDLNAGNIAYKLTERLAKAEAYGPLLQGLALPVNDLSRGCCARDIFNTITITCVEAQAAKRRTS